One region of Cucurbita pepo subsp. pepo cultivar mu-cu-16 chromosome LG03, ASM280686v2, whole genome shotgun sequence genomic DNA includes:
- the LOC111791184 gene encoding casein kinase 1-like protein 2 has protein sequence MEPRVGNKFKLGRKIGSGSFGEIYLGTNIQTNEEVAIKLENVKTKHPQLLYESKLYKILQGGTGIPNVRWFGVEGDYNVLVIDLLGPSLEDLFNFCSRKLSLKTVLMLADQMINRVEFVHSKSFLHRDIKPDNFLMGLGRRANQVYAIDFGLAKKYRDTSTHQHIPYRENKNLTGTARYASMNTHLGIEQSRRDDLESLGFVLMYFLRGSLPWQGLKAGTKKQKYEKISEKKVSTSIEALCRGYPTEFASYFHYCRSLRFEDKPDYSYLKKLFRDLFVREGFQFDYVFDWTILKYQQSQISAPPARAFGGAGPSSGIPMGVANADRHPGGGEEGRPPASGWVTTDPLRRRNSGPVTGTANLSKQKPPAMNDPAVAKEPILPNSNILRSSGSSRRAAITSNQELGLLGCEADPSRPPVPDPSLGAIHKNSSAQRHSPVLPADQNRNVSGIRNFESTLRGIESLHFSKDEKVQH, from the exons GAAAatgtgaagacaaaacatcCGCAACTGCTCTATGAATCAAAGCTATATAAAATACTACAAGGAGGAA CTGGAATTCCAAATGTGAGGTGGTTCGGTGTCGAGGGAGACTATAATGTTCTTGTGATTGATTTGTTGGGTCCTAGCCTTGAAGATCTATTTAACTTCTGCAGCAGAAAATTGTCTCTCAAGACGGTTCTTATGCTTGCAGATCAGATG ATCAATCGGGTGGAGTTCGTCCATTCCAAATCCTTTCTGCATCGGGATATCAAACCAGATAATTTTCTTATGGGCTTAGGCAGACGTGCAAATcag GTCTACGCCATTGACTTTGGTTTGGCTAAAAAGTATAGAGACACATCAACTCATCAGCACATTCCTTACAG AGAAAACAAGAATCTGACAGGAACAGCAAGATATGCAAGCATGAATACCCATCTTGGCATTG AACAAAGCCGCAGGGACGATTTAGAATCACTTGGATTTGTtcttatgtattttttaaggGGGAG TCTTCCTTGGCAGGGACTTAAAGCTGGAACGAAGAAACAAAAGTATGAAAAGATTAGTGAAAAGAAAGTCTCCACTTCTATAGAG GCGCTATGTCGTGGATACCCTACTGAATTTGCTTCATACTTCCATTATTGTCGATCGTTAAGATTTGAAGATAAGCCAGACTATTCTTATCTTAAAAAACTCTTCCGTGACCTTTTTGTTCGTGaag GTTTTCAGTTTGATTATGTGTTTGATTGGACCATTCTGAAGTACCAACAATCTCAAATAAGTGCCCCACCTGCTCGTGCCTTC gGTGGTGCTGGACCAAGTTCTGGAATCCCTATGGGTGTAGCAAATGCTGATAGGCACCCTGGTG GTGGGGAGGAAGGTAGACCGCCAGCGAGTGGTTGGGTAACAACGGACCCCTTGCGAAGGAGAAACTCTGGTCCAGTTACAGGCACTGCAAATTTGTCAAAACAAAAGCCTCCGGCCATGAATGATCCCGCAGTTGCTAAGGAACCCATA CTACCAAATTCCAATATTTTACGTTCAAGTGGATCGTCAAGACGAGCTGCCATCACGAGCAACCAAGAGTTAGGCCTCCTTGGATGTGAAGCCGATCCATCTCGCCCTCCAGTTCCAGATCCAAGTTTAGGAGCTATACACAAAAATTCTAGTGCGCAAAGGCATTCTCCTGTCCTACCAGCTGATCAAAACCGAAACGTTTCAGGCATCAGAAACTTCGAGTCTACTCTTAGGGGTATCGAAAGCCTCCATTTTAGTAAAGATGAGA